In one Parageobacillus genomosp. 1 genomic region, the following are encoded:
- the bshB2 gene encoding bacillithiol biosynthesis deacetylase BshB2 yields MKEKHVLVIFPHPDDEAFGVSGTLAQHVENGTPVTYACLTLGEMGRNMGVPPFANRETLPLIRKKELEEACKVIGIHDLRLLGYRDKTVEFEDEELLADHIGEIIAETNPSLVITFYPGYSVHPDHDACGAAVIRALKRLPKDKRPTVHCVAFAKNCEQDLGKPDVIRDVSSVLDKKLAAIQAHRSQTEGLMKAAKKRGGDVLEWLKTERFWTYKWDD; encoded by the coding sequence ATGAAAGAAAAACACGTACTCGTCATATTTCCTCACCCTGACGATGAAGCGTTTGGGGTGTCGGGGACGTTGGCACAGCACGTCGAAAACGGGACACCCGTCACCTATGCCTGCTTAACGCTTGGCGAAATGGGGCGAAACATGGGGGTGCCGCCGTTTGCGAACCGTGAAACACTGCCGCTGATTCGCAAAAAAGAATTGGAAGAAGCATGTAAAGTGATTGGCATTCATGACTTGCGACTGCTCGGTTACCGCGATAAAACGGTGGAATTTGAAGATGAAGAATTGCTCGCTGACCACATCGGCGAAATTATCGCCGAAACAAACCCATCGCTTGTCATTACGTTTTACCCTGGCTACAGCGTCCATCCGGATCATGACGCATGCGGCGCTGCCGTCATTCGCGCTCTCAAGCGCCTGCCAAAAGACAAGCGTCCGACCGTTCACTGCGTCGCGTTCGCGAAAAACTGTGAGCAAGACTTAGGCAAGCCAGATGTCATTCGCGATGTCAGTTCGGTCCTCGACAAAAAACTTGCTGCCATCCAAGCGCACCGCTCACAAACGGAAGGATTGATGAAAGCGGCGAAAAAACGCGGCGGCGACGTGTTAGAATGGCTGAAGACCGAACGGTTTTGGACGTATAAATGGGATGATTGA
- a CDS encoding arginase family protein yields the protein MSFQGNGVTFLNFDYTYASQKQLFRFPHEWIDFTDLAHTNLYCEPESLHEIERRIRLRKQKGAVFIGNGNYHYVSYLLIQEIKEPFTLVLFDHHTDVGTGDDPVISCGSWVSYALNHPYLKKVIMIGPKPSQQHLRLSPNITVFSLDRYNISPSMLFSVISTHSVYISIDKDALRRDDAVTNWDQGTMPLSFLLDCLRHLLLYKKVIGVDVCGEYPQASIDVFNPVCREANRKNEHANRLIIETCFHYASTHPLPA from the coding sequence GTGAGTTTTCAAGGCAATGGTGTAACGTTTTTAAACTTTGATTATACGTATGCTTCTCAAAAGCAACTGTTTCGCTTTCCGCATGAATGGATCGATTTTACCGATTTAGCACATACAAACTTGTATTGCGAGCCCGAATCTTTGCACGAGATTGAGAGACGTATACGTCTTCGTAAACAAAAAGGAGCGGTATTCATCGGAAACGGAAACTATCATTATGTTTCTTATTTGCTTATTCAAGAAATAAAAGAGCCGTTTACTCTCGTTTTATTTGACCATCATACAGATGTTGGAACTGGAGATGATCCCGTTATTTCCTGCGGCTCATGGGTATCGTATGCGCTGAATCACCCTTATTTAAAAAAGGTGATTATGATTGGTCCAAAACCTTCACAACAACATCTTCGTCTATCTCCTAATATTACTGTCTTCTCGCTCGATCGTTACAATATTTCTCCAAGTATGCTTTTTTCCGTTATTTCTACACATAGTGTCTATATTAGCATCGATAAAGATGCGCTTCGTCGCGATGATGCGGTAACAAACTGGGATCAAGGGACGATGCCGCTATCGTTTTTGCTTGATTGTCTGCGTCATCTACTACTCTATAAAAAGGTTATCGGTGTGGATGTATGCGGTGAATATCCGCAAGCTTCCATTGATGTATTTAACCCTGTTTGCCGGGAAGCCAATCGAAAAAATGAGCATGCCAACCGCTTGATTATCGAAACGTGTTTTCACTATGCATCTACGCACCCGCTTCCGGCGTAA
- a CDS encoding acylphosphatase, protein MKRFHLIVHGRVQGVGFRYFTQYEALKRQLTGWVRNNDDGTVEMEVQGNEEAIQLFIDTIREGTMFAKVTEMSVQEVAVNPKEKQFRIMY, encoded by the coding sequence ATGAAGCGGTTTCATCTCATCGTTCACGGACGTGTTCAAGGCGTCGGATTCCGTTATTTTACTCAGTATGAGGCGCTAAAGCGGCAGCTCACCGGCTGGGTCAGAAATAACGACGATGGCACAGTGGAAATGGAAGTGCAAGGAAATGAAGAAGCGATTCAGCTATTTATAGACACGATCCGTGAAGGAACCATGTTTGCCAAAGTAACAGAGATGTCAGTGCAGGAAGTAGCGGTAAATCCAAAAGAAAAACAATTTCGCATTATGTATTAA
- a CDS encoding YojF family protein: protein MQPIDVREVQAAISFFANQDVYIHLETTNGAYASHHNEGFFSAGAYIRNGLIRFSRGKIVGNGPYRVGLKLDFGWVYAEGLTHWEITEKGQLLLAGHDYEGRLAVALQLSQEPF, encoded by the coding sequence TTGCAGCCCATTGACGTTCGCGAAGTACAAGCAGCCATCAGCTTTTTCGCCAATCAAGACGTATACATACATTTAGAAACAACGAACGGTGCGTACGCTTCTCATCACAATGAAGGTTTCTTTTCCGCTGGCGCCTATATTCGCAACGGTCTTATTCGTTTCAGCCGCGGGAAAATCGTCGGAAACGGACCGTACCGTGTTGGCTTAAAACTTGACTTCGGCTGGGTATATGCGGAAGGATTAACCCATTGGGAAATAACCGAAAAAGGCCAGTTGCTATTAGCCGGCCATGATTACGAAGGAAGATTAGCGGTTGCCCTGCAGCTAAGCCAAGAGCCGTTTTAA